One stretch of Astatotilapia calliptera chromosome 3, fAstCal1.2, whole genome shotgun sequence DNA includes these proteins:
- the LOC113011936 gene encoding uncharacterized protein LOC113011936 has product MTPSLLSFYVTYLLSGSIVHLAALKLSPSLNITFVKAGQDLTLNCSFNQTTVAVMFYWYKQPLGQKPQLVSKFYKHDKDGTFTDEFKNESRFELETMNYKNNLKISKAQMSDSAAYYCISGYSYVYEFLEGIIIQVKDSDLVFQASVHQSTPETIQSGGSVMLNCTVHAGTCSEKHSVYWFKNSEESHPGLIYTHGGRNDQCERNRSSQTQTCVYNLRMESLNRSHAGTYYCAVASCGHILFGNGAKLNIEEEGESFIYVYALSGALAFNSSLLVFLAYAAYTLYKRKNCKCTDPRAESSGTLDPNGDASQDADHLHYAALKVNKATRSRRQQEDTLSQCVYSSVKQ; this is encoded by the exons ATGACACCCTCGCTGTTATCCTTCTATGTGACATATCTACTCTCAGGATCAATAG ttcatttgGCAGCTCTGAAGCTATCACCATCATTAAATATCACATTTGTTAAAGCTGGTCAGGATTTAACTTTAAATTGTTCATTCAATCAAACTACTGTTGCAGTGATGTTTTACTGGTATAAGCAACCTCTGGGACAGAAACCACAGCTGGTGTCGAAATTCTATAAGCATGACAAAGATGGCACTTTcactgatgaatttaagaatgaGTCTCGCTTTGAACTGGAAACTATGAACTATAAAAACAACTTGAAGATCTCAAAAGCACAAATGTCAGACTCTGCTGCTTACTACTGCATAAGTGGCTATTCATATGTGTATGAATTTTTGGAGGGGATTATCATCCAAGTGAAGGATTCAGATTTGGTTTTCCAAGCTTCAGTTCACCAATCAACACCTGAGACCATCCAGTCTGGAGGCTCTGTGATGCTGAACTGTACAGTGCACGCTGGAACCTGTAGTGAAAAACACAGTGTTTACTGGTTCAAAAACTCTGAAGAATCTCACCCTGGACTCATCTACACCCACGGAGGCAGAAATGATCAATGTGAGAGGAATCGCAGCTCACAGACCCAAACCTGTGTGTACAACCTGCGAATGGAGAGTCTCAATCGGTCTCATGCTGGGACCTACTACTGTGCCGTGGCTTCATGTGGACATATACTGTTTGGAAATGGGGCCAAGCTGAACATTGAGG AAGAGGGGGAATCTTTTATCTATGTGTACGCCTTGAGCGGAGCTTTGGCGTTCAACTCAAGTCTGTTGGTTTTCCTGGCTTATGCAGCCTATACCTtgtacaagagaaaaaactgcaAATGCACAG ACCCTCGCGCGGAGTCTTCAGGGACCTTGGATCCAAATGGAGAC gCATCTCAAGATGCAGACCATCTCCATTATGCTGCTTTGAAGGTAAACAAGGCCACCAGATCAAGAAGGCAGCAAGAGGACACCCTTAGCCAATGTGTTTATTCTAGTGTGAAGCAATAA
- the LOC113011945 gene encoding uncharacterized protein LOC113011945 isoform X2: protein MMPLCVFLAILYKICQVLAAHKTSSVIQESGIKIAKVGENVTITCVCQDDAVTFLSWYQQSLGGKPNIISTRMKHSPEADIYAQYKDRFKVLVEGKKEYLKITNLSLSDSGTYYCGVLVFNAIEFGQGVFLHVKSPATSIGSAIDQPTLKPLRLGDSLNLTCTVEAEPCAGELNLYWFRHGASQSTVMYPSEGHVCADISQETPHRRNCTLNLAIKSVSSADAGIYYCALASCGEIIFGNGTKVEIAGSPVLVYLLSAALGGSFIVLFVLAFIMYKLRKNLCSVCKGAVPHQTCTVSDAVSQDADSLHYAALSLKRSSKQHRQEENLDNICVYSRVKSRKV from the exons ttgtgtttttcttgcaaTTCTCTATAAAATCT GTCAGGTGCTAGCTGCTCACAAGACCTCAAGTGTAATTCAGGAGAGTGGAATCAAGATTGCTAAAGTCGGGGAGAATGTAACAATAACATGCGTTTGTCAAGATGATGCTGTAACTTTCCTTTCTTGGTACCAGCAAAGCCTGGGTGGCAAACCTAACATCATATCAACTCGGATGAAGCACAGCCCAGAAGCTGATATCTATGCACAGTATAAAGACAGGTTTAAAGTCCTTGTAGAAGGTAAAAAAGAATATCTCAAAATCACAAACCTCAGCCTGTCAGATTCAGGGACGTATTACTGTGGGGTTTTAGTCTTTAACGCTATTGAATTTGGACAAGGAGTTTTCCTTCATGTCAAATCACCAGCGACCAGCATTGGATCTGCAATAGACCAGCCAACGTTGAAGCCGCTTCGCTTGGGGGACTCTTTGAACTTGACCTGTACAGTGGAAGCTGAACCATGTGCAGGAGAGCTGAACCTTTACTGGTTCAGGCATGGAGCTTCTCAGTCTACAGTCATGTATCCCAGCGAGGGACACGTGTGTGCAGACATCTCACAGGAAACACCTCACAGGAGAAATTGCACTTTAAATCTTGCAATAAAGTCAGTGAGCTCTGCTGATGCTGGGATCTACTACTGTGCTTTGGCCTCCTGTGGAGAGATTATTTTTGGAAATGGAACAAAGGTTGAGATTGCAG gttCCCCTGTCTTAGTTTATCTCCTGAGCGCGGCATTAGGAGGTTCCTTTATTGTGCTCTTTGTCTTGGCTTTCATCATGTACAAGCTTAGGAAAAACCTGTGCTCTGTCTGCAAAG GAGCTGTTCCTCATCAAACCTGTACAGTCTCAGATGCAGTG AGCCAAGATGCAGACAGCCTCCACTATGCAGCTCTGAGTCTGAAGAGGAGCAGTAAACAACATCGTCAAGAAGAAAACTTGGATAATATTTGTGTGTACTCTAGAGTAAAGAGCAGAAAAGTGTGA
- the LOC113011945 gene encoding uncharacterized protein LOC113011945 isoform X1, which translates to MMPLCVFLAILYKICQVLAAHKTSSVIQESGIKIAKVGENVTITCVCQDDAVTFLSWYQQSLGGKPNIISTRMKHSPEADIYAQYKDRFKVLVEGKKEYLKITNLSLSDSGTYYCGVLVFNAIEFGQGVFLHVKSPATSIGSAIDQPTLKPLRLGDSLNLTCTVEAEPCAGELNLYWFRHGASQSTVMYPSEGHVCADISQETPHRRNCTLNLAIKSVSSADAGIYYCALASCGEIIFGNGTKVEIAGSPVLVYLLSAALGGSFIVLFVLAFIMYKLRKNLCSVCKAGAVPHQTCTVSDAVSQDADSLHYAALSLKRSSKQHRQEENLDNICVYSRVKSRKV; encoded by the exons ttgtgtttttcttgcaaTTCTCTATAAAATCT GTCAGGTGCTAGCTGCTCACAAGACCTCAAGTGTAATTCAGGAGAGTGGAATCAAGATTGCTAAAGTCGGGGAGAATGTAACAATAACATGCGTTTGTCAAGATGATGCTGTAACTTTCCTTTCTTGGTACCAGCAAAGCCTGGGTGGCAAACCTAACATCATATCAACTCGGATGAAGCACAGCCCAGAAGCTGATATCTATGCACAGTATAAAGACAGGTTTAAAGTCCTTGTAGAAGGTAAAAAAGAATATCTCAAAATCACAAACCTCAGCCTGTCAGATTCAGGGACGTATTACTGTGGGGTTTTAGTCTTTAACGCTATTGAATTTGGACAAGGAGTTTTCCTTCATGTCAAATCACCAGCGACCAGCATTGGATCTGCAATAGACCAGCCAACGTTGAAGCCGCTTCGCTTGGGGGACTCTTTGAACTTGACCTGTACAGTGGAAGCTGAACCATGTGCAGGAGAGCTGAACCTTTACTGGTTCAGGCATGGAGCTTCTCAGTCTACAGTCATGTATCCCAGCGAGGGACACGTGTGTGCAGACATCTCACAGGAAACACCTCACAGGAGAAATTGCACTTTAAATCTTGCAATAAAGTCAGTGAGCTCTGCTGATGCTGGGATCTACTACTGTGCTTTGGCCTCCTGTGGAGAGATTATTTTTGGAAATGGAACAAAGGTTGAGATTGCAG gttCCCCTGTCTTAGTTTATCTCCTGAGCGCGGCATTAGGAGGTTCCTTTATTGTGCTCTTTGTCTTGGCTTTCATCATGTACAAGCTTAGGAAAAACCTGTGCTCTGTCTGCAAAG CAGGAGCTGTTCCTCATCAAACCTGTACAGTCTCAGATGCAGTG AGCCAAGATGCAGACAGCCTCCACTATGCAGCTCTGAGTCTGAAGAGGAGCAGTAAACAACATCGTCAAGAAGAAAACTTGGATAATATTTGTGTGTACTCTAGAGTAAAGAGCAGAAAAGTGTGA